The Gimibacter soli genome includes a region encoding these proteins:
- a CDS encoding SDR family NAD(P)-dependent oxidoreductase — protein MQDKVIAVTGAAGALGRAVCDKLAGLGASVVGIDLASLTAGGAIVTACGGVDLTNADAVNGAFAKIAKAHGTLDGLVNVAGGFAWETVADGSDETWDRMYRMNVRTALLASKAALPILHRPGGSVVNIGAAASQKADMGMGGYAASKAGVSRLTESLAAELKDAGVRVNAVLPSIIDTATNRKDMPDADFSRWVAPDALADAIAFLLSDAARAVTGALLPVTGRV, from the coding sequence ATGCAGGATAAAGTGATCGCCGTAACCGGTGCGGCTGGTGCGCTGGGGCGTGCTGTGTGCGACAAACTCGCGGGGCTTGGCGCCAGTGTCGTCGGGATTGATCTTGCCTCCCTCACCGCAGGCGGCGCCATCGTCACGGCCTGTGGCGGGGTGGACCTGACGAATGCGGACGCCGTGAACGGCGCCTTCGCGAAAATCGCCAAAGCGCACGGGACGCTCGACGGGCTTGTCAATGTGGCGGGCGGCTTTGCGTGGGAAACGGTTGCCGATGGCTCGGACGAGACCTGGGACCGGATGTACCGGATGAATGTGCGCACCGCCCTGTTGGCATCCAAGGCAGCCTTGCCCATCCTGCACCGCCCCGGTGGCAGTGTGGTCAATATCGGCGCTGCAGCCTCGCAGAAGGCCGATATGGGTATGGGCGGCTATGCAGCCTCCAAGGCCGGTGTGTCGCGCCTTACGGAAAGTCTGGCGGCGGAACTGAAGGATGCAGGCGTGCGGGTGAATGCGGTGCTGCCCTCGATCATCGACACAGCCACCAACCGCAAAGACATGCCCGATGCCGATTTCAGCCGCTGGGTTGCGCCGGATGCGCTGGCGGACGCGATTGCGTTCCTGTTGTCGGATGCTGCCCGCGCCGTGACCGGCGCATTGCTGCCGGTCACCGGGCGAGTTTAA
- a CDS encoding DHA2 family efflux MFS transporter permease subunit produces the protein MSAAKAISPETKAVEPPSVIMKGPALAGAVLILALANFMAVLDMTIVNVAVPHIASGLAVSSHEGTWVITSYAVAEAIMVPLSGWLANRFGAVRVFCTSAVLFAIASALCGFSQSIQTLVAFRILQGLTGGPLMPMSQVLLMRISPPKRSNLTIGLWTMTTILAPICGPLVGGHIADTVGWPWAFYINVPIGIVCAIFAWNLLSVRETPIKKVRVDFIGLALLIVWVGSMQMMLDNGETHDWFSSPMIVGFAIVAAVGFVLFVIWELGEEHPIVDLRIFRYPPFAIACAAMGITFGCYFASIVLVPLWLQLNMGYTATYAGEVMAFNGALAIFMAPVAAMLMSKLDPRLMMSYGLSVLAGCTLLRAGFAQNMTFEQIAFVQMLVGLGMPFFFVPLTSVSMQTVKPHEVPAAAGMLGFVRTSAVAFATAIVTTAWQNGGTRNKVDMAETLNDPAGAIDQLTSTGMSYEQARATLDNMVQSQSVMVATNELFFIVGLIILVTAAAIWLMPKPKGPVQRATGGH, from the coding sequence ATGAGCGCCGCCAAGGCCATTTCGCCTGAGACAAAGGCCGTTGAACCGCCAAGCGTGATAATGAAGGGGCCGGCGCTTGCCGGTGCCGTCCTCATCCTCGCGCTCGCCAACTTCATGGCGGTGCTCGACATGACCATCGTCAATGTCGCCGTGCCGCATATAGCGAGCGGCCTTGCCGTATCCTCGCACGAAGGCACGTGGGTCATCACCTCCTACGCCGTGGCGGAGGCGATCATGGTGCCGCTATCCGGGTGGCTCGCCAACCGGTTCGGCGCTGTGCGGGTTTTCTGCACGTCTGCTGTCCTTTTCGCCATTGCCTCGGCGCTATGCGGCTTCTCGCAGTCGATCCAGACGCTGGTTGCCTTCCGCATCCTGCAGGGGCTGACCGGCGGGCCGCTGATGCCCATGTCGCAGGTTCTGTTGATGCGGATCAGCCCGCCCAAACGATCGAACCTGACGATCGGCCTCTGGACCATGACGACGATCCTTGCCCCCATCTGCGGGCCGCTCGTCGGTGGCCATATTGCCGATACGGTGGGCTGGCCCTGGGCTTTCTATATCAACGTGCCCATCGGCATCGTCTGCGCCATTTTCGCCTGGAACCTCCTTTCGGTGCGGGAAACGCCGATCAAAAAGGTACGCGTGGATTTCATCGGCCTCGCGCTGCTTATCGTGTGGGTCGGCTCCATGCAGATGATGCTCGACAACGGCGAAACGCATGACTGGTTCTCCTCGCCAATGATCGTCGGCTTCGCCATCGTTGCCGCCGTCGGCTTTGTTCTGTTCGTAATCTGGGAACTCGGGGAAGAGCATCCGATCGTGGACCTGCGCATCTTCCGCTATCCGCCCTTCGCCATCGCCTGCGCGGCCATGGGCATCACTTTCGGCTGCTATTTCGCCTCCATCGTGCTGGTGCCTTTGTGGCTGCAGCTCAATATGGGATACACCGCGACCTACGCGGGTGAGGTCATGGCCTTCAACGGGGCGCTCGCCATCTTCATGGCGCCGGTTGCGGCGATGCTGATGTCAAAGCTCGATCCCCGGCTGATGATGAGCTACGGACTCAGCGTCCTTGCCGGCTGCACACTCCTGCGTGCCGGGTTCGCCCAGAATATGACGTTCGAGCAGATCGCGTTTGTGCAGATGCTGGTGGGCCTTGGCATGCCCTTCTTCTTCGTGCCACTGACCTCGGTTTCGATGCAGACAGTGAAGCCGCATGAAGTGCCGGCGGCGGCCGGCATGCTCGGTTTCGTGCGCACCTCGGCCGTCGCGTTCGCGACCGCCATCGTCACCACGGCATGGCAGAACGGCGGCACGCGCAACAAGGTGGATATGGCCGAAACACTGAATGACCCGGCTGGCGCCATCGACCAGCTGACCTCAACCGGCATGAGCTACGAGCAGGCCCGCGCCACGCTCGACAACATGGTGCAAAGCCAGAGTGTGATGGTGGCAACGAACGAGCTGTTCTTCATCGTCGGCCTGATCATTCTGGTGACAGCCGCCGCCATCTGGCTGATGCCCAAACCCAAAGGTCCGGTGCAGCGCGCGACCGGCGGACATTGA
- a CDS encoding HlyD family efflux transporter periplasmic adaptor subunit — protein MTDADNKANDSAALPDSDADATLARRRTRKRLMVGFLLVVAAVGAGWTSWWYLVGSHYVETDNAYVEASLVHVTPLVEGTVMDVPVNDTQLVRKGEVLVTLDKADAELALANAEARLASAERRVRQAFAAVETVRAQIKAREADVTRTKVDLDRRQKLAKSGAVSGDELTAASNAFANATAALDAAKRQLEAELVYVEGTDVEHHPEVAAARAARDQVLLDLDRTIIRAAESGVIARLTAQPGQHVAVGAALMQIVPLSDVYVNANFKEAQLERVHTGQKVTLWADIYGDEVVYHGTVEGLGAGTGAAFSLIPAQNATGNWIKVVQRLPVRIALDAAEVASHPLRVGLSMTAKIQLDD, from the coding sequence ATGACTGACGCAGACAACAAGGCGAACGACAGCGCCGCCCTCCCTGATTCCGATGCCGATGCCACGCTGGCGCGCCGCCGCACGCGCAAGCGCCTGATGGTGGGTTTCCTTCTGGTCGTCGCTGCCGTTGGCGCGGGCTGGACCAGTTGGTGGTATCTCGTCGGTTCTCACTACGTGGAAACCGACAACGCCTATGTGGAAGCCTCGCTCGTCCACGTCACCCCGCTCGTTGAAGGCACGGTGATGGATGTGCCGGTGAATGACACCCAGCTTGTTCGCAAAGGCGAGGTTCTCGTCACGCTCGACAAGGCCGACGCCGAACTGGCGCTCGCCAATGCCGAGGCGCGGCTCGCATCTGCCGAACGCCGCGTGCGGCAGGCCTTCGCCGCCGTTGAAACCGTGCGCGCCCAGATCAAGGCCCGCGAGGCGGACGTCACCCGCACGAAGGTGGATCTCGACCGCCGGCAAAAGCTCGCAAAATCGGGCGCCGTATCGGGCGACGAGCTGACGGCCGCCAGCAACGCCTTTGCCAACGCCACCGCCGCCCTCGATGCTGCCAAGCGCCAGCTGGAAGCTGAGCTTGTTTATGTGGAAGGCACGGACGTTGAGCATCACCCCGAGGTTGCCGCTGCCCGCGCTGCCCGCGATCAGGTGCTTCTGGACCTCGACCGCACCATCATCCGCGCGGCTGAAAGCGGCGTCATCGCCCGCCTGACCGCGCAGCCCGGCCAGCATGTTGCCGTAGGTGCCGCCCTGATGCAGATCGTGCCGCTTTCGGACGTTTATGTGAATGCCAACTTCAAGGAAGCGCAGCTCGAACGCGTCCATACCGGCCAGAAGGTCACCCTTTGGGCAGATATTTACGGCGACGAGGTCGTGTATCACGGCACTGTTGAAGGGCTGGGTGCCGGCACGGGTGCAGCCTTCTCGCTGATCCCGGCCCAGAATGCCACCGGCAACTGGATCAAGGTCGTGCAGCGCCTGCCCGTCCGCATCGCGCTTGATGCGGCAGAAGTGGCGAGCCATCCGCTCCGTGTCGGCCTTTCGATGACCGCCAAAATCCAGCTTGATGACTGA
- a CDS encoding efflux transporter outer membrane subunit produces MAAPLLLAACAPELATLPAPTPASDYQVAESLMAERGAWPAGNWWKAYGDPVLDGLIEEALAGAPDIRMADARLQSALAALQSAGALRLPDVTVVGELQGVRQSLNMGYPDEFKAFLPDGWHDRGRVYIQAGYDLDLFGRNKARIDAAGATAEAIRAEGEATRLTLSTAIAMAYADLVRLSADRAMALDAVRIRQESVDLTARRMEAGLENEGAVADARSTLASARATIAAIDGQISLVRNQIAALLGKGPDRGLEIALPEKPTLPAMTIPANLPANLVARRPDIAATKQQAIAAAAQIKVATADFYPNVNLGALVGLEALGIDDLIHGDSIIGQVGPSISLPLFARQRLMAKLNEAQSDYLYAISMYDKAVTGAFKEVADVLATERALEAEAAHAREAGAQATKAWQIARARYEGGLSRFSDVLQAEDRLLTARQQVANLDARVFAQHVALVRALGGGYVTPDLPQKNETAND; encoded by the coding sequence GTGGCCGCACCTCTTCTTTTGGCCGCCTGCGCGCCCGAACTTGCCACCCTCCCGGCACCCACACCCGCCAGCGACTATCAGGTTGCTGAAAGCCTGATGGCCGAGCGCGGTGCATGGCCCGCTGGCAATTGGTGGAAAGCTTACGGCGACCCCGTCTTGGACGGCCTGATCGAGGAAGCATTGGCCGGCGCCCCCGACATTCGCATGGCCGACGCCCGCCTGCAGTCCGCGCTTGCAGCACTCCAGTCCGCTGGCGCCCTGCGTCTGCCGGATGTCACCGTCGTCGGTGAACTGCAAGGCGTACGGCAAAGCCTGAACATGGGCTATCCGGACGAATTCAAGGCCTTCCTGCCCGATGGCTGGCACGACCGTGGCCGGGTTTACATTCAGGCGGGGTATGATCTCGATCTCTTCGGTCGCAACAAGGCAAGGATAGACGCTGCAGGCGCCACCGCCGAAGCCATCCGCGCCGAGGGCGAGGCCACGCGCCTCACCCTCTCCACCGCCATCGCCATGGCCTATGCCGATCTGGTGCGCCTCAGTGCCGACCGCGCCATGGCGCTTGATGCCGTGCGCATCCGGCAGGAAAGCGTGGACCTGACAGCCCGCCGCATGGAAGCCGGCCTTGAAAACGAGGGCGCGGTCGCCGATGCGCGTTCAACTCTTGCCAGCGCCAGGGCGACCATCGCAGCTATCGACGGCCAGATCAGCCTCGTGCGCAACCAGATTGCCGCTCTCCTTGGCAAGGGGCCGGACCGCGGGCTTGAAATAGCATTGCCTGAAAAGCCCACCCTGCCCGCGATGACCATCCCGGCGAATCTGCCAGCAAACCTCGTGGCCCGCCGGCCCGATATCGCGGCCACCAAGCAGCAGGCAATTGCAGCAGCGGCCCAGATCAAGGTGGCAACGGCGGACTTTTACCCCAACGTCAATCTGGGTGCGCTTGTCGGGCTTGAGGCGCTCGGGATCGATGACCTGATCCACGGCGATTCGATCATCGGGCAGGTTGGCCCGTCGATCTCGCTGCCGCTTTTCGCCCGCCAGCGGCTTATGGCCAAGTTGAATGAAGCCCAGAGCGACTATCTCTATGCCATCTCCATGTATGACAAGGCCGTGACCGGAGCCTTCAAGGAAGTGGCTGACGTGCTGGCCACTGAACGCGCGCTTGAAGCCGAAGCCGCCCACGCCCGTGAGGCGGGCGCCCAAGCGACCAAGGCATGGCAGATCGCCCGGGCCCGCTACGAAGGCGGTCTTTCCCGCTTCTCCGATGTGCTGCAGGCTGAAGACCGGCTCCTCACCGCGCGTCAGCAGGTTGCGAACCTCGATGCCCGTGTCTTCGCCCAGCATGTCGCGCTCGTCCGCGCGCTCGGTGGCGGTTATGTGACCCCCGACCTCCCCCAGAAAAACGAGACTGCAAATGACTGA
- a CDS encoding TetR/AcrR family transcriptional regulator, whose amino-acid sequence MTKKQLRGDAKRESILEIAFQAFLDNGYAGTSMATIAARVGGSKGTLYSFFASKEELFFSVLDARIEVHGAPIRAAIKAEGPPRQVLFGYGTKLMQAILSDAGLAFQRLIIAESERFPELARVFYERGPKRGLEELAQYFSRIMQEGLLREADPLMVARQFNALCRMDFKEKRLWGVLDTVSAGQIDETVKAAVETILAAYAPAR is encoded by the coding sequence TTGACCAAGAAACAATTGCGGGGTGATGCCAAGCGCGAATCCATTCTGGAAATCGCGTTTCAGGCCTTCCTTGATAATGGCTATGCAGGCACGTCGATGGCGACGATTGCGGCGCGCGTCGGTGGCTCGAAAGGCACGCTTTACAGCTTCTTTGCCAGCAAGGAAGAGCTGTTCTTCTCGGTGCTAGATGCCCGTATCGAGGTGCACGGCGCTCCGATCCGCGCCGCCATCAAGGCCGAAGGGCCGCCCCGGCAGGTTCTTTTCGGCTATGGCACCAAACTGATGCAGGCGATCCTGTCGGACGCCGGGCTGGCCTTCCAGCGCCTGATCATCGCCGAATCCGAACGCTTCCCTGAACTTGCCCGTGTTTTCTATGAGCGTGGCCCCAAACGCGGGCTCGAAGAACTGGCGCAATATTTCAGCCGTATCATGCAGGAAGGACTGCTGAGGGAAGCCGATCCGCTGATGGTGGCACGGCAGTTCAATGCGCTTTGCCGGATGGATTTCAAGGAAAAGCGGCTGTGGGGCGTGCTTGATACCGTGAGTGCCGGGCAGATTGACGAAACGGTGAAGGCGGCGGTGGAAACGATCCTCGCGGCATACGCACCGGCGCGATAA
- a CDS encoding acyl-CoA dehydrogenase family protein — protein sequence MSVLGIPDPEFMQDEEISMYRDAVGKFLDRHAPEKRIEKWREDGQVEREFWREAGEAGLLGVSVPTEYGGHGGDFRHDIVVVDQVARRGIEGFAASLHNVIITPYIQTHGTEEQKKRWLPRLVSGELVSAIAMSEPGAGSDLQSIRTTAIKEGNGYRLNGSKTFISNGQIADLIVVVAKTDPSQGAKGTSLLVIETDGLEGFSRGKKLDKIGLDAQDTSELFFNNVFVPADNLLGGVEGRGFYQLMAELPRERLIIAIGSVIVMEKAIETTLDYVKNRKAFGQTVFDFQNTQFKLAECKAKATVAKVFINDCVNKVLKRELDVTTASIAKMWSTETEWEIVDTCLQLHGGYGYINEYPIAKMFRNSRVQRIYGGSTEIMKLLIARSL from the coding sequence ATGTCCGTACTGGGAATACCTGATCCTGAATTCATGCAGGACGAAGAAATCAGCATGTACCGCGACGCCGTCGGCAAGTTCCTTGACCGGCACGCACCCGAAAAGCGCATCGAAAAGTGGCGCGAGGACGGCCAGGTGGAGCGCGAATTCTGGCGCGAAGCCGGCGAGGCCGGGCTTCTGGGCGTCAGCGTTCCCACCGAATATGGCGGCCACGGCGGCGATTTCCGCCACGATATCGTGGTGGTTGATCAGGTGGCGCGGCGCGGCATCGAGGGCTTCGCGGCGAGCCTTCATAACGTGATCATCACCCCCTATATCCAGACCCACGGCACCGAGGAACAGAAGAAGCGCTGGCTGCCACGGCTTGTCTCCGGCGAGCTGGTCTCTGCCATTGCCATGAGCGAACCGGGTGCGGGCTCGGACCTGCAATCGATCCGCACAACGGCGATCAAGGAAGGCAATGGATACCGGTTGAACGGGTCGAAAACCTTCATCTCCAACGGCCAGATTGCCGACCTGATCGTTGTGGTCGCCAAAACGGACCCGAGCCAGGGGGCAAAGGGCACCTCGCTTCTGGTGATCGAGACCGACGGGCTTGAGGGTTTCTCGCGTGGCAAGAAGCTCGACAAGATCGGCCTTGATGCGCAGGACACGTCGGAGCTTTTCTTCAACAATGTGTTTGTGCCTGCCGATAACCTGCTTGGCGGCGTCGAGGGGCGCGGCTTCTACCAGCTGATGGCAGAACTGCCGCGCGAACGCCTGATCATCGCCATCGGCAGCGTGATCGTGATGGAAAAAGCCATCGAAACGACGCTCGATTATGTGAAAAACCGCAAGGCCTTCGGCCAGACCGTGTTCGATTTCCAGAATACCCAGTTCAAGCTGGCTGAATGCAAGGCCAAGGCAACGGTCGCGAAGGTCTTCATCAATGACTGCGTGAACAAGGTGCTGAAACGCGAACTGGACGTGACGACCGCCTCGATTGCCAAGATGTGGTCCACCGAAACCGAGTGGGAAATCGTCGATACCTGCCTGCAGCTGCATGGCGGCTATGGCTATATCAACGAATATCCCATCGCGAAGATGTTCCGTAATTCGCGCGTCCAGCGTATCTATGGCGGATCGACGGAGATCATGAAGCTTCTGATCGCCCGCTCGCTTTAG
- a CDS encoding SDR family NAD(P)-dependent oxidoreductase yields MQISGTAAVVTGGASGLGEATARALAAAGAKVAIFDMNTEKGEAVAAEIGGVFCKVDVRSDEAVDAGFAKARAAHGQERILVNCAGTGNAVKTASRDKKTGEIRHFPLDAFEAIIQINLIGTFRCIAKSSAGMLALDSLEDGARGAIVNTASVAAEDGQMGQAAYSASKGGVVGMTLPVARDLCGEGIRVNTILPGIFNTPLMNGMPENVKDALAASVPFPKRLGDPAEYASLALEMIRNNYFNGEDVRLDGSIRMGMR; encoded by the coding sequence ATGCAGATTTCAGGAACGGCTGCTGTTGTCACCGGCGGGGCCTCGGGGCTTGGCGAAGCGACCGCCCGCGCACTGGCCGCCGCCGGCGCAAAAGTCGCCATTTTCGATATGAATACCGAGAAGGGCGAAGCCGTCGCTGCCGAGATCGGCGGGGTTTTCTGCAAGGTTGATGTGCGCTCGGATGAAGCGGTTGACGCCGGCTTTGCCAAGGCGCGCGCCGCCCACGGGCAGGAGCGTATCCTCGTCAACTGCGCGGGCACCGGCAACGCGGTGAAGACCGCCAGCCGCGACAAGAAAACGGGCGAGATCCGCCACTTCCCGCTCGACGCCTTTGAAGCGATCATCCAGATCAACCTGATCGGCACCTTCCGCTGCATCGCCAAGTCGTCGGCAGGCATGCTGGCGCTTGACTCGCTTGAGGACGGCGCCCGCGGTGCCATCGTCAATACGGCGTCGGTCGCGGCTGAAGACGGCCAGATGGGGCAGGCTGCCTATTCGGCCTCCAAGGGTGGTGTTGTGGGCATGACCTTGCCGGTCGCACGTGACCTTTGCGGTGAAGGCATCCGGGTGAACACGATCCTCCCCGGCATCTTCAACACGCCCCTGATGAATGGCATGCCGGAGAATGTGAAAGACGCGCTTGCCGCATCCGTTCCCTTCCCGAAACGGCTGGGCGATCCGGCGGAATATGCGAGCCTCGCGCTTGAGATGATTCGCAACAATTATTTCAACGGCGAGGATGTGCGGCTGGATGGCTCCATTCGTATGGGCATGCGCTGA
- the mgtE gene encoding magnesium transporter, with product MAGTDLDPNRDPEDVEGETAIHPDDVDATIPDTDPHLSKEFTARVIDAIRDEDQDRARSLVSELHAADLADLLEGLSSANRISLVQLLGEELDPEVLYEVDASVKADIVEHIPNEQIAEALTELDTDDAVYVLEELDDEDREEVLQALDADDRVAIEESLSYPAESAGRLMQRDLVALPEFWTVGQTIDYLRSETTEIPEDFYDIFVVDPSHHPVGTVPLSRVMRTHRPVTLGEMMDKDPYVIDAEADQEEVAYQFTKYHLISAAVVDKNRRLVGVVTVDDIVEVIEEEAEEDIMALAGVADASLNESILTITRQRFVWLLINMITAVASAYVISAFGATIQQMVALAALMPIVASIGGNAGNQTMTIAVRALATKELSTLNVWRVMSRELTTASMNGAGLALVAGVVVWLVFQNPLLGGVMAAALLINTIVAGLSGLLVPMGLSRAGIDPAVASTVLVTTITDVVGFLAFLGLAALVLL from the coding sequence ATGGCAGGGACGGACCTTGATCCGAATCGCGATCCGGAAGACGTCGAAGGCGAAACCGCCATCCATCCCGACGATGTGGACGCCACTATCCCGGATACCGACCCCCACCTTTCCAAGGAATTCACGGCGCGCGTCATTGATGCGATTCGCGACGAGGATCAGGATCGCGCCCGGTCGCTTGTATCCGAGCTGCACGCCGCCGACCTTGCTGACCTTCTCGAGGGCCTGTCGTCCGCCAACCGGATCAGCCTTGTCCAGCTTCTGGGCGAGGAACTGGACCCTGAGGTGCTTTACGAGGTGGACGCCAGCGTCAAGGCGGACATTGTCGAGCATATCCCGAACGAGCAGATCGCCGAGGCGCTGACCGAGCTTGATACCGACGATGCCGTCTATGTTCTCGAGGAACTGGACGACGAAGACCGGGAAGAAGTGCTGCAGGCGCTGGACGCCGACGACCGGGTGGCCATCGAGGAAAGCCTGAGTTATCCGGCCGAATCCGCGGGCCGCCTGATGCAGCGCGACCTTGTGGCGCTGCCGGAATTCTGGACCGTCGGCCAGACGATTGACTATCTGCGGTCTGAAACCACCGAAATCCCGGAAGATTTCTACGATATCTTCGTGGTCGATCCCTCGCATCACCCGGTTGGCACGGTGCCGCTGTCGCGCGTCATGCGCACGCACCGCCCCGTCACGCTTGGCGAGATGATGGACAAGGACCCCTATGTGATCGACGCCGAGGCGGATCAGGAAGAGGTCGCTTACCAGTTCACCAAATATCACCTGATCTCGGCGGCGGTTGTGGACAAGAACAGGCGGCTTGTCGGCGTGGTGACGGTGGACGATATCGTCGAGGTTATCGAGGAAGAGGCCGAGGAAGACATCATGGCGCTCGCCGGTGTGGCGGACGCCAGCCTTAACGAAAGCATCCTGACGATCACCCGCCAGCGTTTCGTGTGGCTGCTGATCAACATGATTACCGCTGTGGCTTCGGCCTATGTGATTTCGGCCTTCGGCGCGACGATCCAGCAGATGGTGGCGCTTGCGGCCCTCATGCCCATCGTGGCCTCGATTGGCGGCAATGCAGGCAACCAGACGATGACGATTGCCGTGCGCGCCCTTGCCACCAAGGAGCTGAGCACCCTGAACGTCTGGCGCGTCATGAGCCGCGAGCTGACGACCGCCTCGATGAATGGCGCTGGCCTCGCGCTTGTGGCGGGTGTCGTTGTGTGGCTGGTGTTCCAGAATCCGCTGTTGGGGGGCGTGATGGCGGCAGCGTTGCTGATCAATACCATCGTCGCGGGCCTTTCCGGCCTTCTGGTGCCGATGGGCCTGTCGCGCGCGGGGATTGACCCAGCGGTTGCCTCAACCGTGCTCGTGACAACTATCACCGATGTGGTCGGCTTCCTCGCATTCCTCGGGCTCGCAGCCCTAGTGCTGCTTTAG
- a CDS encoding response regulator, with the protein MERGPVLLVDDEPVVLRMQAAAVRQFGFETIIAESADEGISMVRRFNPSLIVSDVQMPGRDGFEMLDELGTRGLKTMPVIYMTGYDTLETVRRGLKAGGDDFIIKGETVDRLRQRIAFWATSGFAGLPLELRRRTLEASYKVEDDKVRQVEAYIGADRDLVRDVAAEIGRELVPVHPGYGKRLIERICLISRISKLVMERSRTFGDYLRFPDYVFNVTRDVGPEWADESWTILKHFDDWTLDPRFGRAGASPLQCYRDYSWFDSE; encoded by the coding sequence ATGGAGCGCGGACCAGTCCTTCTTGTCGATGATGAACCGGTGGTTCTGCGCATGCAGGCCGCCGCCGTGCGTCAGTTCGGGTTCGAGACGATCATCGCGGAATCAGCGGACGAGGGCATCTCGATGGTGCGGCGTTTCAACCCGTCGCTCATCGTCTCGGACGTGCAGATGCCGGGTCGGGACGGGTTCGAGATGCTGGATGAGCTTGGCACCCGCGGCCTGAAGACCATGCCGGTGATCTATATGACCGGCTATGACACGCTTGAGACCGTGCGCCGGGGCCTGAAGGCCGGGGGTGACGATTTCATCATCAAGGGTGAAACGGTGGACCGCCTGCGCCAGCGCATCGCTTTCTGGGCGACCAGCGGCTTTGCGGGCCTGCCGCTGGAACTGCGCCGCCGCACGCTGGAGGCGTCCTACAAGGTCGAGGACGACAAGGTGCGGCAGGTGGAGGCCTATATCGGCGCCGACCGCGATCTGGTGCGCGATGTGGCAGCGGAAATCGGGCGTGAGCTGGTGCCGGTGCATCCGGGATACGGCAAGCGGCTTATCGAGCGCATCTGCCTGATCAGCCGGATTTCGAAGCTGGTGATGGAGCGCAGCCGCACCTTCGGCGATTATCTGCGCTTCCCCGACTATGTTTTCAATGTAACCCGCGATGTTGGCCCCGAATGGGCCGATGAAAGCTGGACGATCCTGAAGCATTTTGACGACTGGACACTGGACCCGCGCTTCGGTCGCGCCGGTGCGAGCCCGCTGCAATGCTACCGGGACTACAGCTGGTTCGACAGCGAATAG